The Metabacillus sediminilitoris genome window below encodes:
- a CDS encoding SDR family NAD(P)-dependent oxidoreductase, translating to MNSNRKIALITGAARGLGLQIAKELGVNDYEVVLLDRREELLAQSVGKLKDLRINAYGLGCDLSNIDEISSVVDDVVHSIGSPHVLVNNAGVNQVKPLQDVTSEDWDFVMDINLKASFFLMQAVVPFMSKGSSIINISSIAANSPRPLSVAYAASKAGLISMTKTAAVAFADKGIRVNAICPGAMETHLLGEMSESMGDISGVQPKQALMDYVGHIPLGRIGFPQEVAQSVVFLASPASSYITGQSINICGGLTLK from the coding sequence TTGAACAGCAATCGAAAAATTGCCCTCATTACGGGGGCAGCGAGGGGATTAGGATTACAAATTGCAAAGGAACTGGGAGTAAACGATTATGAAGTGGTTTTATTGGACCGGAGGGAGGAACTCTTAGCTCAGTCCGTAGGAAAGTTGAAAGATCTTAGAATTAATGCATATGGACTGGGGTGTGATTTGTCAAACATCGATGAGATTTCAAGTGTAGTCGATGATGTGGTTCATTCAATAGGCTCACCTCATGTATTAGTTAATAATGCAGGGGTCAATCAAGTTAAGCCTCTCCAAGATGTTACTTCGGAAGACTGGGATTTCGTTATGGATATTAATCTGAAAGCTTCTTTTTTTCTCATGCAAGCGGTCGTTCCCTTCATGTCCAAGGGGAGCTCCATTATTAATATTTCATCCATTGCGGCAAACAGTCCGAGACCTTTATCGGTCGCTTATGCGGCTTCTAAAGCAGGGTTGATCAGTATGACAAAAACAGCGGCAGTCGCTTTTGCAGACAAAGGCATTAGGGTAAACGCGATCTGTCCTGGTGCGATGGAGACACACCTGCTGGGAGAAATGTCGGAATCAATGGGAGATATTTCGGGCGTTCAACCCAAGCAGGCACTAATGGATTATGTCGGACATATCCCTTTAGGAAGAATCGGATTTCCTCAGGAAGTTGCACAGTCTGTCGTTTTTTTAGCATCTCCTGCATCAAGCTATATCACGGGGCAGTCGATAAATATATGTGGAGGATTAACATTGAAATAA
- a CDS encoding thiolase domain-containing protein — protein MRNVSVIGTGMTKFGKHEASVKSLALAACREALLEAGSPKVDAIYVGNFLGGLLSGQEIIGSILAKELGLGPIPATKMEGACASGGIAFRHAYHMIASGVHETVLVVGVEKMTQAPTNVVTQAINSAMDNDSNEGISGLTFPGFFGVVANRYMYEYGAGEEHLAMVSLKNREYAMNNPKAQFRKETSLEEIMHARPITAPLGLFHCSPITDGAAAVVITSRDEGVKVISSSQASGPPLMQDIPDLLSIGAIQESARQAYSQAGVGPNDIDVAELHDCFAMTEILAIEDLGFFEKGTGWKAIESGLTKQGGKVPINTSGGLISRGHPIGATGIAQIVQIVNQLQGRAVNQVEGARIGLAQNLGGTGAYSTVHIFEGKGL, from the coding sequence ATGAGAAATGTCTCTGTCATAGGAACGGGCATGACCAAATTTGGAAAGCATGAAGCTTCTGTGAAATCCCTTGCTTTAGCCGCTTGCAGGGAGGCCCTGCTGGAAGCAGGAAGTCCTAAGGTGGATGCGATTTATGTAGGGAATTTTTTAGGCGGACTATTATCGGGACAAGAAATTATCGGGTCAATCTTAGCAAAAGAATTAGGGTTGGGACCAATCCCGGCTACGAAAATGGAAGGAGCTTGTGCTTCAGGAGGTATTGCGTTTCGTCACGCGTATCATATGATCGCATCCGGTGTACATGAGACCGTATTGGTCGTAGGTGTGGAGAAAATGACCCAAGCACCGACGAACGTGGTGACTCAAGCAATTAATTCAGCAATGGATAATGATTCAAATGAAGGGATATCTGGACTTACCTTTCCAGGATTTTTTGGAGTCGTTGCCAACAGGTATATGTACGAATATGGAGCTGGTGAAGAACATTTGGCCATGGTCTCCCTTAAAAATCGAGAATACGCGATGAATAACCCAAAAGCGCAGTTCAGAAAAGAAACTAGCCTTGAAGAAATCATGCATGCTCGTCCAATTACTGCACCCCTTGGACTATTCCATTGCTCACCGATTACGGATGGAGCAGCCGCTGTGGTGATAACCTCGAGAGATGAAGGAGTAAAGGTGATTTCCTCAAGTCAAGCTTCTGGACCGCCGCTCATGCAAGATATTCCTGACCTGCTAAGCATTGGGGCAATTCAGGAATCTGCACGCCAAGCCTATAGTCAGGCAGGGGTGGGCCCGAACGATATTGATGTCGCTGAACTCCATGATTGTTTTGCGATGACCGAAATCCTAGCGATTGAAGACTTAGGTTTCTTTGAAAAGGGAACAGGCTGGAAAGCGATTGAAAGCGGTTTAACGAAGCAGGGTGGGAAGGTTCCTATCAACACCAGTGGAGGGTTAATCTCACGTGGACATCCGATAGGAGCCACCGGTATAGCTCAAATCGTTCAAATTGTGAATCAACTTCAAGGAAGAGCGGTCAACCAAGTTGAAGGAGCTAGAATTGGGTTGGCGCAAAACCTTGGGGGAACTGGAGCTTATTCGACGGTCCATATTTTTGAAGGAAAGGGGCTGTAA
- a CDS encoding TRAP transporter small permease — MSKILSRIENVLLAVTMLVMCVITFANVMSRYFFHYPLSFTEEITVNLFVLLSFLGAAVGLRMNAHLGFSLLFEKSGLLLKKILIVFSTSVISIVFFLLVYYGFDMMMFQMDRNLTTPVLGWEQWIFSMTLPIGGLFCLYRAIESGITGWKSLKEEEETRA, encoded by the coding sequence ATGTCAAAGATCTTAAGCCGTATTGAAAATGTGCTGCTGGCTGTTACGATGCTTGTGATGTGTGTTATCACATTCGCGAATGTCATGTCACGCTATTTTTTCCATTATCCTTTATCTTTTACTGAAGAAATCACTGTGAACCTTTTTGTACTCCTATCTTTTCTAGGTGCAGCTGTAGGGTTAAGGATGAACGCGCATCTTGGTTTTTCTCTTTTATTTGAAAAATCCGGGTTGTTATTAAAAAAAATCCTCATCGTATTTTCAACATCGGTTATTTCAATTGTATTCTTCCTACTGGTTTATTATGGGTTTGATATGATGATGTTTCAAATGGACAGGAACTTGACAACTCCAGTATTAGGCTGGGAGCAATGGATTTTCTCCATGACACTCCCAATTGGAGGCCTGTTCTGTCTTTATCGTGCTATTGAATCTGGCATCACCGGATGGAAATCATTAAAGGAAGAGGAGGAAACGCGCGCATGA
- a CDS encoding Zn-ribbon domain-containing OB-fold protein, whose translation MDMTLLSCEGCMKDFISPQYMCPHCYSEELVETKVSGRGRIYSYTTIYAAPERLAAEAPYHVILVDLDEGLRVTARLVEGEPCINQEVKLCKKEDSIYWFEQINN comes from the coding sequence ATGGATATGACCTTATTATCTTGTGAAGGCTGCATGAAAGACTTTATTTCACCGCAGTACATGTGTCCCCATTGTTATAGTGAGGAACTAGTAGAAACAAAGGTAAGCGGCAGAGGCCGGATTTATTCTTATACAACAATATATGCTGCACCAGAAAGGTTAGCTGCGGAGGCTCCTTATCATGTTATTTTAGTAGACCTGGATGAGGGTCTACGCGTGACAGCCCGCCTTGTTGAGGGGGAACCTTGCATTAATCAGGAGGTTAAGCTTTGTAAAAAAGAAGATTCAATCTATTGGTTCGAACAAATAAATAATTAA
- a CDS encoding TRAP transporter large permease, with protein sequence MTAILLFGLFAILVLLQVPIAISLAASSLVVLFLNWGPSSFTLLPDILYASVSKFTLLSIPFFILAGVIMEYAGISKRLINFAYACVGHYKSGMIFVTVLTAIFFAAISGSGPATVAAIGGILIPALVKNGMKKESASALLASSGAIGIVIPPSIAMIVFAIVAGGQLNISIERLFLAGVIPGILLGVGFIVAAIYVRNKDVSVITAKEQENMSTKFGIVAGASDLEKTKDIARAFKDAIWGLLMPVIILGGIYGGVFTPTEAAVVAVFYGFFVGVFIYKDLKLNTIYKILYEAGAQTAVIMLIVSSASLFAYIITTEQIAQSMADSMLALSSNPIVILLLINLILLIAGAFIDAVSAFYIFVPILTPIILSLNVDPTVFGVFMTVNLAIGLFTPPVGVNLYVASGIGRVKLYQISKSTLPFLISAIIVLLLITFIPSISTYLPNLLGVK encoded by the coding sequence ATGACAGCTATATTGTTATTTGGTCTATTTGCCATATTGGTTTTATTGCAGGTGCCGATTGCCATTTCTTTAGCTGCTTCTTCTCTAGTCGTGTTATTTCTCAATTGGGGTCCTTCAAGCTTTACACTATTGCCAGATATTTTATATGCCAGTGTCTCAAAATTCACACTGCTATCCATACCATTTTTTATTCTTGCGGGTGTGATTATGGAATATGCAGGGATTTCAAAAAGGTTAATCAATTTTGCCTATGCATGTGTCGGCCATTATAAAAGTGGCATGATTTTTGTAACGGTTTTAACAGCAATATTCTTTGCGGCCATTTCAGGATCAGGACCAGCAACGGTTGCTGCAATTGGGGGCATTTTAATTCCTGCCCTGGTGAAAAACGGAATGAAAAAAGAGTCAGCTAGTGCTTTGTTAGCTAGTTCAGGAGCTATTGGCATCGTGATTCCACCAAGTATTGCCATGATTGTCTTTGCTATTGTAGCAGGTGGGCAATTGAACATTTCAATTGAAAGGCTATTTTTAGCTGGTGTTATTCCAGGAATACTGCTTGGAGTCGGCTTTATTGTTGCAGCAATATATGTAAGGAATAAGGATGTCTCGGTCATTACAGCAAAAGAACAAGAGAACATGAGTACGAAATTTGGAATTGTCGCTGGAGCATCAGATTTAGAAAAGACAAAAGATATCGCGCGTGCATTTAAAGATGCCATTTGGGGCTTGTTAATGCCAGTCATCATATTAGGCGGAATTTATGGAGGTGTTTTTACACCGACAGAAGCAGCAGTTGTTGCAGTCTTTTACGGCTTCTTTGTAGGAGTTTTTATTTACAAAGATCTGAAGCTAAACACGATTTATAAGATATTGTACGAAGCAGGTGCACAGACAGCGGTCATTATGCTCATCGTTAGCTCGGCGTCGCTCTTTGCATATATTATTACAACAGAGCAAATTGCCCAATCCATGGCAGATTCAATGCTGGCTCTAAGCTCTAATCCAATTGTTATTTTGTTGCTTATCAATTTAATCTTACTTATTGCAGGTGCTTTTATAGACGCTGTTTCAGCCTTTTATATCTTCGTACCGATTTTAACTCCAATCATTCTATCTTTGAATGTGGATCCGACCGTATTTGGTGTTTTTATGACTGTAAACTTAGCGATTGGGCTCTTTACACCGCCTGTAGGTGTTAATCTTTATGTTGCTAGCGGAATCGGCAGGGTGAAACTATATCAGATATCCAAAAGCACGCTTCCTTTTCTTATATCAGCCATTATCGTTTTGCTGTTAATTACATTTATTCCTAGTATTTCTACATACCTTCCTAATTTGTTAGGTGTGAAGTAA
- a CDS encoding PPC domain-containing DNA-binding protein, whose amino-acid sequence MKEVKVMDKLENQSLYDEENGMIFGTLTTGTDLMEGIIREYEKYNVTSGIVTCIGSVSEATFVNPEVDPNGKVIYSDPIIVKGPLEVLNGTGFLCVNEEAKTDCHMHASYVNTQGIVSGGHIVSGKNPVLVMIEFAIQVGKGIRAVREFKPELGFQTIQFRRGE is encoded by the coding sequence ATGAAAGAAGTAAAGGTTATGGACAAACTTGAAAATCAATCTCTTTATGATGAAGAAAACGGTATGATCTTCGGGACGTTAACGACAGGGACTGATTTAATGGAAGGTATTATCCGTGAATATGAAAAATACAACGTAACATCCGGAATCGTAACCTGCATCGGCTCTGTATCAGAGGCAACATTTGTTAATCCAGAAGTTGATCCGAATGGAAAAGTAATCTACAGTGACCCCATTATTGTGAAAGGGCCTCTAGAAGTCTTAAATGGGACGGGATTTCTCTGCGTAAATGAGGAAGCCAAAACGGATTGTCACATGCATGCCTCGTATGTAAATACTCAAGGGATTGTTTCCGGAGGGCATATCGTCTCTGGTAAAAATCCTGTGCTTGTTATGATTGAATTTGCTATTCAGGTTGGAAAGGGTATCCGGGCAGTTCGTGAGTTCAAACCAGAACTTGGTTTCCAAACGATCCAATTTAGAAGAGGTGAATGA
- a CDS encoding class I adenylate-forming enzyme family protein — translation METLGKVYLKSFDKFSQHPSLYDGKRTYTFAQLKERSLRLANALLSRGLMKGDRVAILMSNRLEHIELDVAIALAGLIKVPLNYRLHFKEHEYALENSGAKILIAEDHLVGSIQSSIPMIRVGEEYEAWMTSFPDRVPKVEIHEDDVYAIMYTSGTTGRPKGAMLTHRNILSSSLTLIIACDMTQEDIVGHVAPLTHGSNFLAHSALFLGSKQVIFNKFEPEYFLEAIEKERITTVFLVPTMVNLMIHEESFSKRDLSSLKTINMAGAPMAAKKIKLAIDLLGPKIVETFGQVEAPMTITVMPRHELGKRLTSCGATGPFVDMKIVNETGEEVQVGEIGEIICKGSLVMKGYWNNLEATAETLRDGWLHTGDLGWVDAEGYLHIVDRKKDVIISGGANTYPREVEEVLNLHPSVKETCVFGIPDEKWGESICAHVVLREGHMVTEQELIDLCKSHLASFKKPKQLHIVESLPKSPYGKILRKEIRESYRRSMV, via the coding sequence ATGGAGACATTAGGTAAAGTATACCTCAAGTCATTTGATAAATTTAGTCAGCATCCTTCCTTATATGATGGGAAAAGGACTTATACCTTTGCACAATTAAAGGAGCGTTCATTACGTTTAGCAAATGCTTTACTCTCTCGTGGATTAATGAAAGGAGATCGTGTCGCGATTCTCATGTCCAATAGACTGGAACATATCGAATTGGATGTAGCCATTGCTCTTGCGGGACTTATTAAAGTACCTCTCAATTACAGGCTTCATTTCAAAGAGCATGAATACGCTCTAGAAAACTCAGGAGCAAAAATACTCATTGCAGAAGACCATTTAGTCGGGTCGATACAAAGCAGCATTCCGATGATACGAGTGGGAGAAGAGTATGAAGCTTGGATGACATCATTTCCCGACAGAGTACCAAAGGTTGAGATTCATGAAGATGATGTCTATGCGATCATGTATACATCAGGAACAACCGGAAGACCGAAGGGAGCTATGCTAACTCATCGGAATATCCTTTCTTCTTCTTTAACTTTGATCATTGCTTGTGATATGACACAAGAGGACATTGTCGGACATGTCGCTCCACTGACACATGGAAGTAACTTTCTTGCTCACAGTGCTTTATTTCTCGGTAGTAAGCAAGTCATTTTTAATAAGTTTGAACCAGAATATTTTCTTGAGGCCATTGAAAAGGAAAGGATTACGACGGTTTTCTTAGTGCCAACTATGGTGAATCTCATGATTCATGAAGAAAGCTTTTCAAAAAGGGATCTTAGTTCTTTAAAAACGATCAACATGGCTGGGGCACCGATGGCAGCTAAAAAAATTAAATTGGCTATAGATTTATTAGGTCCGAAAATTGTAGAAACGTTTGGTCAGGTCGAAGCTCCGATGACGATTACCGTCATGCCGAGACACGAACTGGGTAAAAGACTAACTTCTTGCGGAGCCACGGGCCCCTTTGTGGACATGAAAATTGTCAATGAAACGGGTGAAGAAGTCCAAGTGGGAGAAATTGGTGAAATTATTTGCAAAGGATCCCTGGTCATGAAGGGATATTGGAATAATCTCGAAGCTACAGCAGAAACCCTTAGGGATGGCTGGTTACACACTGGAGATCTAGGTTGGGTTGACGCAGAAGGGTATCTTCATATCGTGGATCGGAAGAAAGATGTCATCATCAGTGGAGGGGCCAATACGTACCCTCGTGAAGTAGAAGAGGTATTGAATCTTCACCCTTCTGTGAAAGAAACATGTGTATTCGGCATTCCAGATGAGAAGTGGGGAGAGTCCATTTGTGCACATGTGGTCCTCCGTGAAGGTCATATGGTAACGGAACAGGAACTGATCGACCTGTGCAAAAGTCATTTAGCCAGTTTCAAAAAACCAAAGCAACTTCATATTGTCGAGAGTCTTCCGAAAAGTCCTTACGGAAAAATCTTACGCAAAGAAATACGGGAATCATATAGGAGGAGTATGGTATGA
- a CDS encoding SGNH/GDSL hydrolase family protein, which translates to MRRLKGIVIITSLLVVCFSLYLFLFNSNPKQTKQIAVETSNITVTTDEAIMDEENASEDTGPEKVEQVEDDSSDMAGKEEEEVVDGENRKSSTLTEDIGGKVREAVEGVIKLFNKDLQVVAIGDSLTQGVGDETKSSGYVGILNNTFEENNINITIENYGKRGNRTDQLLKRLEKEEIAESIQHADIVFITIGANDMMKIVKNSFTNLHLELFNEEKIEYLERLTAIFHKINEINPDTKIYLIGFYNPFERYFGDIEELQMIVNDWNESSKSVTEEFENVNYIPTADLFSDSDIELLADDHFHPNTSGYKLMAERILENMEEVSVEQEGITEDVE; encoded by the coding sequence ATGCGGAGACTGAAAGGAATAGTCATTATTACTAGTTTGCTAGTAGTATGCTTTAGCCTGTACTTATTTCTTTTCAATTCTAATCCTAAACAAACAAAACAGATAGCTGTAGAAACTTCGAATATAACTGTAACGACAGATGAAGCGATAATGGATGAAGAGAATGCTTCTGAAGATACAGGCCCTGAGAAAGTGGAACAGGTCGAGGATGATTCTAGTGATATGGCAGGTAAAGAAGAGGAAGAAGTTGTAGATGGCGAGAATCGTAAAAGCAGTACACTAACAGAAGATATCGGGGGAAAGGTTAGGGAAGCAGTAGAAGGTGTAATCAAATTATTCAATAAAGATTTACAGGTCGTGGCAATAGGTGATTCCCTTACTCAAGGTGTAGGAGATGAAACAAAAAGCAGCGGTTATGTCGGGATCTTAAATAACACATTTGAAGAGAATAATATAAATATCACGATTGAAAACTATGGAAAAAGAGGAAACCGTACAGACCAATTATTAAAACGCCTGGAAAAGGAAGAGATTGCAGAATCAATTCAACATGCTGATATTGTTTTCATCACAATCGGAGCAAACGACATGATGAAAATTGTCAAAAACAGTTTTACTAACCTTCATTTAGAGCTTTTTAATGAAGAAAAAATAGAGTATCTTGAGAGATTAACCGCTATTTTTCATAAGATCAATGAAATAAATCCAGATACAAAAATTTATTTAATTGGTTTTTATAATCCATTCGAACGTTATTTTGGCGATATTGAAGAATTACAAATGATTGTGAACGATTGGAATGAATCAAGTAAATCCGTTACAGAGGAATTTGAGAATGTAAACTATATCCCAACCGCTGATCTATTTAGTGATTCCGACATTGAGCTATTAGCTGATGATCATTTCCATCCAAACACGAGCGGATATAAACTCATGGCAGAGCGTATCTTAGAGAACATGGAAGAAGTTAGTGTCGAACAAGAGGGTATTACTGAGGATGTTGAATAA
- a CDS encoding DctP family TRAP transporter solute-binding subunit has protein sequence MKLKKVALLIMSAFLLLLTAGCGTVSTGAAKEKGNYNLKLSITTSESSTWYMGAKLFADEVEEKTEGRIKVKIYPNEQLSAGDPGKGVEMLMKGSTDISFHSPIIYSVFEKRLGVVTAPFLFKKLEEADRAMNGEGGEALKEILKENEIQLLGFGESGFRQVTNNVHPIKEPEDLQNLKIRIPGIKMYTDLWRNLGADPTAMSFSEVFTALQQGTIDGQENPIDVIKSSKLEEVQKYLSMWNYSYDPLIFGMNKEKFDSMHPEDQKILLDAGKKATKFQIEKARETEQKQIEELKAAGMELYYPNDEEIEAFRNASESIYQKYEPVWGSELLDKFQQSSEGR, from the coding sequence ATGAAATTAAAAAAGGTGGCACTTCTCATTATGAGCGCTTTCCTTTTGTTGCTAACAGCGGGATGCGGTACAGTAAGCACTGGTGCTGCAAAAGAAAAAGGCAACTATAATTTGAAATTATCCATTACAACTTCTGAATCTTCTACGTGGTATATGGGTGCAAAACTTTTTGCAGATGAGGTAGAAGAAAAAACGGAAGGGCGGATTAAAGTAAAAATATACCCGAATGAACAACTTTCAGCTGGTGATCCAGGGAAGGGCGTGGAAATGTTAATGAAGGGCTCTACTGACATCAGTTTCCATTCTCCAATTATTTATTCGGTTTTTGAAAAGCGGTTAGGAGTCGTTACGGCACCGTTCCTATTCAAAAAATTAGAAGAAGCTGACAGAGCGATGAATGGGGAAGGCGGAGAAGCGTTAAAAGAGATTCTAAAGGAAAATGAAATCCAACTTCTGGGTTTTGGGGAAAGCGGTTTCAGACAAGTGACGAATAATGTCCACCCAATTAAAGAACCTGAGGATTTACAAAATCTAAAAATACGCATACCAGGTATTAAAATGTATACAGATTTGTGGAGAAACCTTGGAGCTGATCCGACCGCCATGTCATTTTCAGAAGTGTTTACTGCCTTGCAGCAAGGAACCATTGATGGGCAGGAAAATCCAATTGATGTGATTAAATCCTCAAAACTTGAAGAAGTCCAAAAATATTTAAGCATGTGGAATTACTCCTATGACCCGCTTATATTTGGGATGAATAAAGAAAAATTCGACAGCATGCATCCGGAAGATCAAAAGATCCTTCTAGATGCAGGAAAAAAAGCAACCAAATTCCAAATTGAAAAGGCACGTGAAACAGAACAAAAACAAATTGAAGAACTAAAGGCTGCCGGAATGGAACTCTACTATCCTAATGATGAAGAAATCGAAGCGTTCAGAAATGCTTCGGAAAGCATCTATCAAAAATACGAACCCGTTTGGGGCAGTGAATTACTAGATAAATTTCAGCAGAGTTCAGAGGGGAGATAA
- a CDS encoding sigma-54 interaction domain-containing protein yields the protein MNRDKIIEDPIESQILLSNLIDSLYDGITVTDPQGNTLWYNKAFLRISGLTPYQLTNYTSYELVEKGWLKNAAAIDVIKQKKTINTIVKYPTGIEALITSTPVFDNENNLHFVINNVRDITELNKLKRDLDETTALTKSYRQTLHEVQLSNVDGNQIIYRSPVMEKIVSLANKFAAVDTPILILGESGVGKDVLANYIHSVSDRNKKGPFVKVNCGAIPEHLLESELFGYEAGAFTGANRHGKAGLFEVANNGTIFLDEIGDMPYSLQVKLLGVLQDMKIHRVGSTKSIPINVKVIAATNANLQEMLKEKRFREDLFFRINVLSLNIPPLRERPEDIFVLLMHFLTFFNEKHRMKKTFSPTLIDLLLEYRWHGNIRELKNLVERLVIISDDEEIDDSLLPSYLRNKQRDEINTVNNDDFQNTTGCTLKEMVEEHEKKVLSYYISHYKPLKKCAEMLGMDLTTLFRKKKRYGL from the coding sequence ATGAATAGAGATAAAATCATTGAAGATCCCATTGAATCCCAAATATTACTTAGTAATTTAATAGATAGTCTATATGACGGAATCACTGTAACAGACCCGCAAGGCAATACCCTCTGGTATAATAAAGCGTTCTTGCGAATATCCGGCTTAACACCATACCAGTTAACGAATTATACGAGCTATGAGCTTGTTGAAAAAGGTTGGCTAAAAAATGCTGCAGCAATAGATGTTATTAAACAGAAAAAGACGATCAATACGATTGTTAAGTATCCTACTGGTATAGAAGCTTTAATCACTTCAACTCCGGTTTTTGATAACGAAAACAACTTGCATTTTGTTATAAATAATGTCAGAGATATTACGGAACTGAATAAATTGAAACGTGATTTAGACGAAACGACCGCTCTAACTAAAAGTTATCGACAAACATTGCATGAAGTGCAGCTTTCTAACGTAGATGGTAATCAGATTATTTATCGAAGTCCTGTGATGGAAAAGATTGTTTCGCTTGCAAATAAGTTTGCTGCTGTTGATACCCCTATCCTCATTCTTGGTGAATCCGGGGTTGGTAAGGATGTACTTGCGAATTACATTCATTCTGTAAGTGATCGAAATAAGAAAGGACCTTTTGTTAAAGTAAACTGCGGTGCTATTCCCGAACATCTCCTTGAATCAGAATTATTTGGATATGAAGCCGGTGCTTTTACCGGTGCTAATCGTCATGGAAAAGCTGGGCTATTCGAAGTAGCAAATAATGGGACAATCTTTTTAGATGAAATTGGAGACATGCCTTATTCTCTGCAGGTCAAATTATTAGGGGTTCTCCAAGATATGAAAATTCATCGAGTAGGAAGTACAAAATCGATACCAATCAATGTGAAAGTCATTGCTGCCACCAATGCTAATTTACAAGAGATGCTAAAAGAAAAACGTTTTCGGGAAGATCTCTTTTTTAGAATCAATGTATTATCTCTTAATATCCCTCCCCTCCGTGAGCGGCCGGAGGATATATTCGTCCTTTTAATGCATTTTCTTACATTTTTTAACGAAAAACATAGGATGAAAAAGACATTCTCGCCCACTCTGATTGATTTGTTATTAGAATATCGTTGGCATGGAAATATTCGCGAGTTGAAAAATTTAGTGGAAAGGCTTGTTATTATTTCAGATGATGAGGAAATTGATGACTCATTACTTCCATCGTATTTACGGAATAAACAACGAGACGAAATTAACACTGTAAATAATGATGATTTCCAAAATACCACTGGGTGCACTTTAAAAGAAATGGTTGAGGAACATGAAAAAAAAGTTCTATCCTATTATATATCACATTATAAACCTTTAAAAAAATGTGCTGAGATGCTTGGCATGGATTTAACAACTCTTTTCCGTAAGAAAAAGCGTTATGGGCTTTGA
- a CDS encoding SDR family oxidoreductase: MFQKLRNKVSIVTGSARGIGAAAAIALAKEGSHIVLVDLLDCKHTKQQINEVNPEVEVLSFSIDIREREQVVNVVNQTVEHFKRVDVVVNNAGTCSRLDLEHMTDEMWFRDIDTNLRGTFLFCQAAIYPHMKKQGFGKLINISSISGIMGGPLSGNKGENGDDGRSGPAYAASKGGVIAMTKWIAKEVGELGINCNSIAPGPIETAITQGMNYQLNQAIKRMGNPEDIADAVVYLASADYVTGEVIKVCGGAAIG; encoded by the coding sequence ATGTTTCAAAAACTTAGAAATAAAGTATCTATTGTAACTGGAAGCGCACGTGGAATCGGTGCAGCTGCAGCCATCGCATTAGCGAAAGAGGGTTCTCATATTGTGCTTGTTGATCTATTAGACTGCAAACATACGAAACAACAAATTAATGAAGTAAACCCTGAAGTTGAAGTGTTATCTTTCAGTATCGACATCAGAGAAAGAGAACAAGTTGTTAATGTAGTAAATCAAACGGTTGAACATTTTAAACGTGTGGATGTTGTGGTGAACAATGCTGGTACTTGTTCCCGTCTAGATTTAGAGCACATGACGGATGAGATGTGGTTCAGAGATATTGATACCAACCTTAGGGGTACATTTCTTTTTTGCCAGGCAGCCATTTATCCCCATATGAAAAAACAAGGATTTGGGAAATTGATCAATATTAGCTCGATTTCAGGGATTATGGGTGGTCCTTTATCCGGTAATAAAGGAGAGAATGGTGACGATGGTCGTTCTGGTCCAGCATATGCTGCATCAAAAGGTGGTGTTATTGCCATGACGAAATGGATTGCCAAAGAAGTTGGCGAGCTCGGAATTAATTGTAATAGCATTGCACCAGGACCGATAGAAACTGCGATTACTCAAGGAATGAATTATCAATTAAACCAAGCGATAAAAAGAATGGGCAATCCAGAAGACATAGCTGATGCAGTTGTGTATTTAGCTTCTGCAGATTATGTAACAGGTGAAGTGATAAAGGTATGTGGAGGGGCAGCTATAGGCTAA